The sequence below is a genomic window from Hippocampus zosterae strain Florida chromosome 15, ASM2543408v3, whole genome shotgun sequence.
AACACGATATTGTAGCAGTACATGAAGAGCCCGTCTTCTGTCCACGCTGGCTCTTCTTTGCCGAGGTTGTGCAGCATCAAGTTCTGAAGATTGGCCGTCATGGACTGTGTGAGGACCTCCAAGCCGTCCCCCTTCAGGTACTTGTTGCTGGACTGCTGCAGGATGTGATGCTCGCTATTGGCCGACCAGTAGCCGAAGACCCTGTGTACCAGGTGCTTGGCGAACTTGTTGAAGTCCAGCTTCTCCCGGCTCTCCTTGACAAACGGTCCGAAAGACAAGGGGTCCTGCAGGAAGGTGACGTAGAAACCGCCCAGCTGGATGGTGAACACGTCTCCATGCTTCCTCTGCATCCTCTGCAGGAACTTCACCGTGTTCCTGCGGAACTCCAAGACATGGCCAAGCCACGGGAAAAGACCCTTGTCCAGTGGGGGCTCTCCGGGCCTCCGCCGTCTGAACACCCCTAGAAGATGCAATCCTCCCATCAGTGCTGTGAAAAGTGCAACAAGGATCGGCAGCACAAGCTCTCCCATGACTGATCCCGCTGACGGAATAAGCACGCTTTGGAGTAAAGGTCCACACGCTGTGTATAAATGCTGTTTTGGCTCCTCCCATAGGTTTCAGTTTTCCCGGAACTCAGCAGGCTTCCATTTATGGATAGTTACAAGCAGAATGTACACTATGAACCACGTTAGCTCTCAGTTGGACTCATAATCCATTCTTCAGTTGTAACTGTTGCTGTCAAAGGCAGCATTTACAAGCTGATGGAAAAATCCAGCTCGACCCTCACTCAAGTCGAACCAGATGTTGGTTTGCTATTCACCAACTTAAATACTGATGATGTTGCTCATTGTTGATCACTTTCCCAATAAAGGAACCAGATGTTGGTTTGCCATTTACCAACATGAATACTGACAGTGTTGCGCTTTACTGATCACTATCTCAACAAAGGCGGgtttttaaaaacagattttCTCTTAAATGTGACACACTGTTTGTACCTAATAAAGAGTCCTCTTTAAAAATCTTCATAAAACTTGTGTTAGCCTTGCAGCGATGTTCATGCACCTCACCCAAAAAGTGACACTGCATGCTGCCTGGTTATAGCAGCAACAAATTAAGGAATGAGCTTATTCTCTCTTGGGTTTCCACGGCAATTTACCATATTCTTACAACAACGTGATTACCATGGAGAATCTTTGCAGATGCCCACTTTGCAAACAGCTAACTATGCTTATCGTGTGGCGCCACCTGATGGAGGAATGTCGTAATACAGGCATTCTCCAAGCTGTTCCGCCAAGACGGATACTTTTGGTTCAATCGGGTAGATCAAGTCATTTTATCAATTTCGTGTAGAGGAGAATGTGACAGTATGTGTGGGGAATACGGGATCTCcgtgaaatgaaaatgtaattctTTTCAACACCAAAATAAGAGGTACAAATGTGGAAATAATCAAAATATGAGTACACAACTGGGTAACTGGTTAGAAgaacgtcggcctcacagtgcagatgggcCGGGTTCGAtttcgattccggccttcctgttagTTTTCATCTTTCTCGTTTTCTCCCCGTGCatgtgcgggttttctctgggtactcaggGTTCCTCACACATTTAAACAACATGCACGGTTAATTGACCACTCAATTATGATTTTGAGTGCGTTTGTTTTTCCGATGTTTGCCCTGCGGtggtctggcaaccagttcggggtgtcctCTGCCAAATGGCCGAATGCGGCGGATAGGGTCTAGCACGCCTACGACCCTCCTGGAAAATGTGCTGAAGGATGGACAACGTCTCAACTTTATCGGAATTGGGTTTGTGGTAGTTTTAGGAGTTATGCAATTATACGGCGATGGCACGTTGCGGAAACGTGTGGTTACCACACCAATGACGAGCCCACAATAATACGTCAGCACAGAGAGTAACAGGAACTATTTTTAATACCCACCTGCTTCCGTTTTCGTTTGAACAGTGACAATGTGAAAGgtctgcgtttttttttaaatattctgagTAGGTGAGAGCAAAAACACGTCATCTACCTAGGTACAAGTCATGAAAAACTTGATTCAATATATTTTATAGTATTGGCTCTTTAATTATGCGACAATGGCTGGACCGCGATCTTACGATCCAGCTACGAACAGGAATTCTCTTGGTTAAATTGACTTTCTTTGATTTTTGCGCACATTGGACAGGTGATGCTGCGTTCAACTGTAGGATGTAATAATAAATTCATATCCCAGTCTGAAATTCGGTCTTTCTAAGATTGGTATTCCATCTAATGTCTAcctaatatattttatatatcacCTAAATAACGTTTACTTCAGtttttaagaaggaaaaaaaagctaaacatGGTGTTTACCATTTTTACTCCTGTCTTTGAGCGCACCATGTACACGCAAACTGTGACGTCACACATGCGTGCGCTGCTACTTAACATTACGAAAGCGGTCGACCGGGTACTTTTCCTTGGTGCGTACGAGTTGAGCAAACTAGGTGATTCCGAAAGCTTGATATTTAGTTCACGAACGTTAAGGTTTGTACACAGGTAAGACTCATTTGAAAAAATCGATAACTGTAACCGCTAAATAATCACAGATCTGTTGTTAATTGTACGACACTCAACTGTACGATAATCAAAATGGTAATCGTGTGTCTTGGATGCTTCTAACAACTCTTATGaccttttcaaacattttcttaaaaTTTTGTCCATTTATAGCGTGACTTCCCATTGTCCTTCATATGTAACCTCTGTACTGTTCGTGAGCATGTAGAGCTAAGCTAAAAGGCTAATCAAGCAAAAGTCTTATGGGTTGTAAATGTTCTTATGTCCAGTTATGTCTGCCTACGAGGAGAACGAGTCCAAATTTATGAGAAAAGCCAAAGAGAATCCATTTGTTCCTGTGGGTGAGTATGCATATCCTGGCTCCAGGGATTACATCATTTGACAAACATTGCAGATATGACTTTTAGACAAGGTAATAACATGAGACAAGGTAATAAAGCTCCGTTTTGATTGACTATGCCACCAATAAGATTATAGTTTTTGATGTGGTCCTGTTTAGAATTAATTTATTTCATGATTAGATTATGCAACAAAGTGCCATACATGACCATGTAACTTCAAGTGTCTTCCGTCAAAGCACATGGCTGCCTCTGCTAATAACCatcagtccatccatccgttttacaTAATGTTATTTAGCAACATGAAAGAGTGAAAgattcgaagaaaaaaaaacaccacatcaCATAAGCGCTTCCTCTTGGTGGGTGGAAAAACCTCTACCCATGAACTGATACCAGCTCGTGTCTGAGACGTGGTACCTGCAAAGCGAAGTAGTGGCCAGGAAAAAAGTGACTGTAACCTAGATGTACCTTTTTAACGAGTGTTGGAGGTTTTAATCCAATATTTATCAGTACACTAAATTAGATCCAATTAGTTATATTACCTTGGGGGACGGGGgttgcgcccccccacccccacacattttttaaaatgccttaTACAAGATACCTGAAAACATGTGGCTATATGATATCTAACTCCACAATTAATAGCGACCATCAATGAACTGATTCAGTGCCGCATGTGCCATTGACTTGAATAGATAAGTGCTATACTGTATCTCAAATACAAATCAAAATCCTTATTGACTGCGATATGTTGTCAATGTATGCTTTCTACAGTATGTGTTAcattattattgtttggttgtggAAAATAAACTGTTACAACTTAATGTCCCGGTTTAAAATGATCCCCATTTCCTTTTATGCCATTCCCCTGATAATCACCAGGTGGGCTGTCCACTCAACTAAATAAACAACACAATCCTGTAGATATTTTCTGTAATACAGTACAGTTGACTACATGAgtgaaaatttgtaaaacatcgTCCTTGGGGTTGCTGCAGGAATGGCTGGCTTCTTCGCCATCGTCGGCTACAGACTGTGGAAGTTGAAAAGTCGCGGGGACACCAAAATGTCCGTGCACCTGATCCACATGCGCGTGGCCGCCCAAGGCTTCGTGGTAGGAGCCATGACTGTCGGTACGTATACagacagaaataaaaacagacatgCTGTCAAATGGCCTCTTATAGAGAAAAATGTCCCCCACTCCAGCGGCAGCTTCCATATTAACATGTCAGAacaataaataacttttttttctctaggtGTCATTTATACAATGTACAGGGACTTCTTCGCCAAACCAAGACTAGAACAGAACCCCACGCAATCCAAGTGAACATGGACTCAacgccttttatttaaccttcCTTAATATTACCTCATATTAAGGTTTATTTTGTACTGATCGATTGCATCTATGTGCAAGTTAATATTAGATTTGATAACCTGTCTACACAatagtactgtatgtgaaacgaTCACCCGCTTATAAACACACAGGTTACAGTTATAATTCTTGATTATTTAAGGCtaattgtttgtgtttagaTTTTGAATGGTGTGGGAGTGACATTGAATtggttaaaatatatttatgggATGTAAATAGGCTATGACTATATagggggaaaaatattttgttttgtcttttcgaTACATCATCATTAATGTACTGATGCGGGGATtggtatttttatattttgccaaatcaaaaaaaatcagcattgtGATTTATGTTGACTCAGGTCCATTTACATTGCAAGTGATGCTTCATGAGAGGCAAATGAAGCGGTAAGCATAATGTACACTGTAAGTACAGTTATAGTATATAGCATGTTGTGCTATATTGCACCGAAATGCCTTATGTGACAGCTATTTTCAATGTGctccaaacaacaaagcgtatgagggaaaagtggttaagattgcacgactgtccgtgtttttgttatgtgtcatctttattttactttctgttaactgttttgtaaagtgctttgttacagctgcagcggttgtaaaagcactatataaatcaggatgtctTGTATTGTGTATGCTCAGGCAGTTTCagtgtttgtatgttttcatggtactgaaaaataaatgatcagTATGTCATAATGGACTCTGGAATATATTTGAACGCTATTCGCTGTGATTTCATTTTCTCGACAAGTTGTACTGACACCAGTGTTTTATGGCACTGTAGCTTTTGATTGACGGGAAAacatgagatttaaaaaaatcatgactCGGTGCGGCCTGTGATTGAGGAAATTACGTAATAAAAACTGCCGCAGCTGCCATTTGGATGACTAGCGCCCTAGACTTTTACACCCACATAGCAAGTCGACTGGGTTTCAAAAAAGTAAATTATTACATAAAAGTTTGCAAAGTCGGTCTTAGCAACACGGGTTGGCTAAAGCGTGGTCCAGCTCTTCGTTCTCGCGAGATCTCGTCAAGTCAGCGTCGTTGCCATGGATGCTGAAGTCGCGGTCCAGGCGATCCTTTGGGGAATCTTCTTTTCGACAAAGCCATGCAAAATAGCCTCTGTCGTAAAGGAAGGCGATATTTAATCTAATGGAAGGTAAGTGAATTGTATACTCCAGTTGTATAAATCCACTTCATATATAAACGTTGCTTTTGGGATCTAACATTGTCCTTCACGCAGTGTTAATAGTGGCCACTGTTGTTTATGAAATACATCACGTGACAACTAACCGAATACTTGTAATGTACAGTCTAATAATACGCGACAGTTTTAGAGGTATTTAACAATACGTTTCGGGAtcgttttactatttttttgtaGTATGGTGTAGAACCCCAGCGCATCATAAAAGTTGTTGAGAATATTTTGGTACAGGTTGTACATTATTACTGTACATTATGGTAATTTACAAATAATTTTGTGCATCTCATGTATTGaaattgttgaggaatgggagctgtcaatttgctcttggcccttccttggttacagattcttttatctctctataaggtggaagaagacccaacaccacgtagtcttttcttcagtttatcacaacgcaacacgaatcgattcgggctcctgtgagtctcagatttcatcaggaagccccgagcaacttcagtcacacgtacatataggcatagtatgttaattatgttaattaggggcggtcagtccttccccttatgtaaaaatctgaaacaaagaaagtcaagcaaagttcaatgttggcattttgacaaagtgcagaccatatctgctggttcacaaaccttgagactaggtttactcctcgaaggcacttgacagccttcagggacttttacgatgtgggaggcggaaagaagatagccagggggctgttaatcactcaaggggaattagggccccaacttcaccctacactctttgttttaagtacaagcaaatgttcaggacagagactagtgtcaatagttctcatagcaagatgaaattcatcaacaatgttctactactacttctagcggaataattccttaacaaaatTCAATATATTACTCTGGTGTACTTAATATTGAGGCTGGTAAGACCATTCTGGTGTTGCTTAAATTCAACTCTAGATTTATTATATAAAATGTGGTGGGAGTTTTGAGATCAGATCTCAGCTTTGGCCTTGGTCAATGGTTTTCTCCGCATACTCAGGCTTGTTcccatacatttaaaaaaaagatgcaggtTAGGTTCATTAAAACTTGACATTGTCAAAagatgtgagtggttgtttctATGTGACTGAGATGTGGCCAGCCTTCGGTGAATCCGGCATTTGCCAAAAGTCTGCTGATATTTGCACCAGCTCATGAGGAAAAGTGGTATAAAAATGGGTTGGATAGATATTTTCATGGAAGCCAACATGACTGTCAATATGGGAGCCTTAAGTTGAGGATTTATCGTAAACAACATGACAGAGACATTAAGTTTCTCTCAAATAAGGAAAAGCCTGCATGCAGTATTTAATTCAAGTGTCCACAACATATTTTTCACAGCAAATAGGAAAAATAATGTATCCCCCCTACGTTTGTGTGATATCGCAATTCAGTATTGTGTGCCCTTTTAACAGAAGCATCACAGATGGACTATAGCAAT
It includes:
- the higd1a gene encoding HIG1 domain family member 1A, mitochondrial, translated to MSAYEENESKFMRKAKENPFVPVGMAGFFAIVGYRLWKLKSRGDTKMSVHLIHMRVAAQGFVVGAMTVGVIYTMYRDFFAKPRLEQNPTQSK